From the Rhinatrema bivittatum chromosome 7, aRhiBiv1.1, whole genome shotgun sequence genome, one window contains:
- the LCOR gene encoding ligand-dependent corepressor isoform X2, which yields MIRLCSHHQKQFIHVLNDLCSEGYHLPDTTSSRSGCSQQGTEICGTGTTCSEVKSNSLSELHQDKLDSQGSTFVGVELPLESSIHQSTELKCTDEAKCSSILVEDHSSELPMRTYGLEEQTTEQASLIKKCEDDKDQTEDKSLVKCLVDTNVIQLYNNDDGSDSLVSQNNSFKSLPETSSVSTVNLHRTADNENNLQYSTIASLNQDLESIDKLANLRQENLQNILERNKVSNRLHNGEMNPFENSKDSWLASNPYSGHKTSSSHTKVKSNSSTIKATRKHKRASGLRINDYDNQCDVVYISQPITECHLENQRSLISSRKTARKSTRGYFFNGECCELPTVRTLVRSSSSVPERVTPNQVLMVPNTLPTREIPIVRNSQAIDGIQAPFKLLLQGTPSNKEKPNEIVANDLKLQIETLQAGPLVSRETASGPLMALLSLVHNEKSKESSSGKSKIITCSSPFNENLEDKIEQLEITVGVPEDSKACTEPLSENTVEKLNSKTVECASVCLSEATNREGLVNYKPVSPSEAGREKTMVFRTASPSEAANGQETVHSRPVFPIKDGNQEETVESRPISSMKESNQEETMGSRPISPMRNGTKGIVESRLVSPVRDGNEERTVESRPVSPMRDGNEERTVESRPVSPMRDGNEERTVESRPVSPMRDGNEERTVESRPVSPMRDGNEERTVESRPVSPMRDGNEERTVESRPVSPMRDGNEEKTVESRPVSPMRDRNEEGPLESRPVLLMRDRNEERPVGSRPISPMRERNEEQLVGSRPVLPIRDGNEEGHVESRSVSPLRERNEEGIKESRSILTVRDGNEEIESRPVSPMRDGNEGGHMESRHVSPMRDGNEEGPVEPRPVTPMRDGNEEGPVEPRPVTPMRDGTEEGPVEPRPVTPMREGNEEGPVEPRPVTPMRVGNEEGPVEPRPVTPMRVGNEEGPVEPRPVTPMRVGNEEGPVEPRPVMPMREGNEEGPVEPRPVTPMREGNEEGPVEPRPVTPMREGNEEGPVEPRPITPMREGNEEGPVEPRPITPMRDGNEEGPVEPRPITPMRDGNEEGPVVSRPIMPMRDGNDEEPLESRPITHTTDRNKKEMADSRPNVSSQVASTEDTDYNCTVYSEAVNKESINNSTSSSSLEVDIVKETVNLGSLSLSKITNAKHFPCSEDPPLSFKSSMDNADLSRHINIVPEKKRTQNEQSGTKEQSKILINLDRRKIKKEISLQKIEQNGKRQDGNLSKEYKSVKICASDRDYSKHNAVKKKKKSKKVLVMSDRCLRSQQGQSQATCIKEKPISSSTFQLPCLQIELLKKLGSKRFKRMVRICKTRYVFFPNDCFHKSLLKNIGKKNIYIDPEDLVEENSVTTRQSYKCNVVQGNTRSRKRKSEPGIADAVSCYKTRENLEISIDMNSDERKINFPKEKTNCTEQVKRKPKNTNTKNLENSVKKGDSLKLSQEPVLNSPTLRSTRNGVKPLTSRNLMKHKKLVLRSYNLRHSPNFESMVRTNHLAKENVDINAKPVDGYALENEDAIDLKNVKAQEDGRPKFVDWCTEEENQELIADFNAKYIKIQKGWIQLEREPQPMQKTKNKSDKLKEIWKTKKRVRKCRSSLEVQKLSPIQMLFMKAFKLSNICKWFLETTETRSLVIVKKLNTRIPGELSIPLIPLHKYSSSNLYPHSLQAERLKKHLKKFPGTTPLKNNWKTQKLWAKFRENNNKVETNESSSAVCISANTSSDEQSDCRDTKSSPTLKTSASTQILKKHFNVKGKVGTQHNLIKSEETNENAMDQEKVEPSRKSVCINPLMSPKLALQVKADAFSGKPGQAKEGLKGKRGKKRLHGDVPKNDLQLGKKKKTDCDVTDMKDTPSSSTKEKLPVKKANKAKHLEPPSKALVTRKQAAVEEHNKMSSKLSFINKNAKVDTRKHTIRDGLHIQKANVRKNKRRQCATTRQPVTKSKQRPRETILRLLKEMEKEKHSRKIQTRSLKNEQNTVSQKKRKLRAKLKQTPPNK from the coding sequence ATGATCAGGCTGTGTTCACATCATCAAAAGCAATTCATTCATGTATTAAATGACTTATGCAGTGAAGGATATCATTTACCTGATACAACTTCCTCTAGGTCTGGTTGCAGCCAGCAAGGCACAGAAATCTGTGGTACAGGCACTACCTGTTCAGAAGTGAAATCCAATTCTTTGTCAGAGTTGCATCAAGATAAATTAGATTCTCAAGGATCTACTTTTGTAGGTGTTGAACTCCCCTTGGAAAGTTCCATCCACCAGTCTACAGAATTAAAATGTACAGATGAAGCAAAGTGCTCCAGTATCCTTGTTGAAGATCATTCATCTGAGCTTCCAATGAGAACATATGGTTTGGAAGAACAAACTACAGAGCAGGcatctttaattaaaaaatgtgaagATGACAAAGACCAGACAGAAGATAAATCATTAGTGAAATGTTTAGTTGATACAAATGTGATACAACTGTACAACAATGATGATGGTTCTGACAGTTTAGTCTCTCAAAATAATTCATTCAAATCTTTACCAGAAACATCATCAGTTTCTACAGTGAACTTGCATAGGACAGCTGATAATGAAAATAATTTGCAATACAGCACTATAGCATCATTAAATCAAGATTTAGAATCAATTGACAAACTTGCCAATCTAAGgcaagaaaatcttcaaaatatatTAGAAAGAAACAAAGTGAGTAACCGTTTACATAATGGTGAAATGAATCCATTTGAAAATTCTAAAGATAGCTGGCTGGCATCAAACCCTTATTCAGGTCATAAGACTTCAAGTAGCCATACAAAAGTAAAGTCAAATTCAAGTACTATAAAAGCAACTCGAAAGCACAAAAGAGCATCAGGACTGCGAATTAATGATTATGATAACCAGTGTGATGTTGTTTACATCAGTCAGCCAATAACTGAATGTCACTTAGAGAATCAAAGATCCTTAATATCTTCAAGAAAGACAGCAAGGAAGAGTACCCGTGGATATTTTTTCAATGGTGAATGCTGTGAACTTCCAACTGTTCGCACATTGGTAAGAAGTTCATCATCTGTACCTGAAAGAGTTACACCTAATCAAGTATTGATGGTTCCAAATACTCTGCCTACAAGGGAAATCCCAATTGTTAGAAATTCGCAAGCAATAGATGGGATACAGGCACCTTTTAAGTTACTTTTACAAGGAACACCATCCAACAAAGAAAAACCTAATGAGATTGTAGCTAATGACTTGAAATTACAGATTGAAACTTTACAAGCTGGTCCTTTAGTATCAAGAGAAACTGCATCTGGACCTTTGATGGCTCTTCTTTCATTAGTACATAATGAAAAATCAAAAGAAAGCAGCTCAGGCAAATCCAAAATCATAACATGTAGCTCACCATTTAATGAAAATCTTGAGGATAAAATTGAGCAGTTAGAAATTACAGTAGGTGTACCAGAGGACAGCAAGGCTTGCACTGAACCCTTAAGTGAAAATACTGTAGAAAAGCTTAATAGCAAGACTGTAGAGTGTGCCTCTGTTTGTCTATCAGAAGCTACTAATAGAGAAGGGCTAGTCAACTATAAACCTGTTTCTCCTTCAGAAGCTGGTAGAGAAAAGACTATGGTTTTTAGAACTGCTTCTCCTTCAGAAGCTGCTAATGGACAGGAAACTGTTCACTCTAGACCCGTCTTTCCCATAAAAGATGGTAATCAAGAAGAGACAGTGGAGTCTAGACCCATCTCTTCCATGAAAGAGAGTAATCAGGAAGAGACAATGGGGTCTAGACCCATCTCACCCATGAGAAATGGGACTAAAGGGATAGTGGAGTCTAGACTTGTCTCGCCCGTgagagatgggaatgaagaaaggacAGTGGAGTCTAGACCTGTCTCGCCCATgagagatgggaatgaagaaaggacAGTGGAGTCTAGACCTGTCTCGCCCATgagagatgggaatgaagaaaggacAGTGGAGTCTAGACCTGTCTCGCCCATgagagatgggaatgaagaaaggacAGTGGAGTCTAGACCTGTCTCGCCCATgagagatgggaatgaagaaaggacAGTGGAGTCTAGACCTGTCTCGCCCATgagagatgggaatgaagaaaggacAGTGGAGTCTAGACCTGTCTCGCCCATgagagatgggaatgaagaaaagacagTGGAGTCTAGACCTGTCTCGCCCATGAGAGATAGGAATGAAGAAGGACCTTTGGAGTCTAGACCTGTCTTGCTTATGAGAGACAGGAATGAAGAAAGACCTGTGGGGTCTAGACCCATTTCGCCCATGagagaaaggaatgaagaacaACTTGTGGGGTCTAGACCTGTCTTGCCCATaagagatgggaatgaagaaggaCATGTGGAGTCTAGATCTGTCTCACCATTGAGAGAGAGGAATGAAGAAGGGATAAAGGAGTCTAGATCCATCTTGACTGTgagagatgggaatgaagagataGAGTCTAGACCCGTCTCTCCCATGAGAGATGGGAATGAAGGAGGACATATGGAGTCTAGACACGTCTCACCCATGAGAGATGGGAACGAAGAAGGACCTGTGGAGCCTAGACCCGTCACGCCCATGAGGGACGGGAATGAAGAAGGACCTGTGGAGCCTAGACCCGTCACGCCCATGAGGGACGGGACTGAAGAAGGACCTGTGGAGCCTAGACCTGTCACGCCCAtgagggaggggaatgaagaaggACCTGTGGAGCCTAGACCCGTCACGCCCATGAGGGTCGGGAATGAAGAAGGACCTGTGGAGCCTAGACCCGTCACGCCCATGAGGGTCGGGAATGAAGAAGGACCTGTGGAGCCTAGACCCGTCACGCCCATGAGGGTCGGGAATGAAGAAGGACCTGTGGAGCCTAGACCCGTCATGCCCATGAGGGAAGGGAATGAAGAAGGACCTGTGGAGCCTAGACCCGTCACGCCCATGAGGGAAGGGAATGAAGAAGGACCTGTGGAGCCTAGACCCGTCACGCCCATGAGGGAAGGGAATGAAGAAGGACCTGTGGAGCCTAGACCCATCACGCCCATGAGGGAAGGGAATGAAGAAGGACCTGTGGAGCCTAGACCCATCACGCCCATGAGGGACGGGAATGAAGAAGGACCTGTGGAGCCTAGACCCATCACGCCCATGAGGGACGGGAATGAAGAAGGACCTGTGGTGTCTAGACCCATCATGCCCATGAGAGATGGGAATGATGAAGAACCTCTGGAGTCTAGACCCATCACACACACAACAGACAGGAATAAAAAAGAGATGGCTGACTCTAGGCCTAATGTTTCATCACAAGTTGCTAGTACAGAAGACACAGATTATAACTGTACTGTTTACagtgaagctgtgaataaagaaaGCATTAATAATTCTACATCGTCTTCTTCCTTGGAGGTTGATATTGTAAAGGAAACTGTAAATCTGGGGTCTTTATCACTCTCAAAAATTACAAATGCAAAACATTTTCCTTGCTCAGAAGATCCTCCTTTGTCTTTTAAAAGTAGTATGGACAATGCTGATTTAAGTAGACACATTAATAttgtgccagaaaaaaaaagaactcagaaTGAACAAAGTGGAACAAAGGAACAAAGTAAAATTTTGATTAATTTGGATCGCCgtaaaattaaaaaagagataTCCCTTCAGAAAATTGAGCAGAATGGGAAAAGGCAAGATGGGAACTTGTCAAAAGAATATAAAAGTGTGAAAATATGTGCTTCAGATAGGGATTACAGTAAACACAATGcagtaaagaagaaaaagaaaagtaaaaaagttcTTGTAATGTCTGATAGGTGCCTACGAAGTCAGCAGGGTCAGTCACAGGCTACATGCATCAAAGAGAAGCCAATTTCTTCTTCTACATTTCAGCTACCTTGTCTGCAGATTGAGTTGTTAAAAAAACTAGGTAGTAAACGTTTTAAAAGAATGGTACGTATTTGTAAGACAAGGTATGTGTTTTTCCCAAATGATTGTTTCCATAAGTCATTGTTGAAGAATATTgggaagaaaaatatatatattgaccCTGAAGATCTTGTTGAGGAAAATAGTGTTACTACCCGACAGTCCTACAAATGCAATGTAGTACAAGGAAATACTAGAAGTAGAAAAAGGAAGTCTGAACCTGGTATTGCCGATGCAGTCAGCTGTTATAAGACTAGAGAGAATTTGGAAATTTCTATTGATATGAATTCTGatgaaagaaaaattaatttccccaaagaaaaaacaaattgtaCAGAGCAAGTAAAGAGGAAACCAAAAAATACTAATACCAAAAATTTGGAGAATTCAGTAAAAAAAGGTGACAGTTTGAAACTGAGCCAAGAACCTGTGCTAAATTCACCTACATTGCGCAGTACTAGGAATGGAGTCAAACCTTTGACATCAAGAAATTTGATGAAACATAAAAAGCTGGTTTTAAGATCCTATAATTTGAGACATTCTCCCAATTTTGAGAGTATGGTACGCACAAACCATTTAGCAAAGGAAAATGTAGACATCAATGCCAAACCAGTGGATGGCTatgctttggaaaatgaagatgcCATTGATTTAAAGAATGTGAAGGCTCAAGAAGATGGAAGGCCAAAGTTTGTCGATTGGTGTACtgaagaagaaaaccaagaacttATTGCTGACTTCAATGCCAAGTATATAAAAATTCAGAAAGGCTGGATTCAGCTAGAGAGAGAACCCCAGccaatgcaaaaaacaaaaaacaaatctgaTAAACTTAAAGAAATTTGGAAAACGAAGAAAAGGGTTCGGAAATGCAGAAGTTCTCTAGAAGTTCAAAAACTTTCCCCCATTCAGATGTTGTTTATGAAAGCTTTCAAGTTATCTAATATTTGTAAATGGTTCCTGGAGACAACTGAAACTAGATCCTTGGTGATAGTTAAGAAACTGAACACTCGTATCCCTGGGGAACTCTCTATCCCTCTGATTCCCCTGCATAAGTATTCATCATCTAACCTGTATCCTCACAGCTTACAGGCTGAACGCTTGAAAAAACACCTAAAGAAATTTCCTGGGACAACTCCACTGAAGAATAATTGGAAGACTCAAAAATTATGGGCTAAATTTCGAGAAAACAATAATAAAGTAGAAACCAATGAGTCCTCCAGTGCAGTCTGCATATCTGCTAATACAAGCTCTGATGAACAGAGTGATTGTCGGGATACCAAATCCTCTCCTACTTTGAAAACATCTGCCAGCACTCAGATCCTGAAAAAGCATTTTAATGTGAAGGGAAAGGTAGGAACTCAGCACAATCTGATTAAGAGTGAGGAAACGAATGAAAATGCAATGGATCAGGAGAAAGTTGAGCCAAGCCGGAAAAGTGTGTGCATTAATCCCCTAATGTCTCCTAAACTGGCCTTGCAAGTCAAAGCAGATGCATTCTCTGGAAAACCTGGGCAGGCAAAAGAGGGACTTAAAGGCAAGAGAGGGAAAAAACGATTACATGGAGATGTACCCAAAAATGATTTGCAattaggcaaaaagaaaaaaacagattgtGATGTTACTGATATGAAAGATACACCCAGTTCATCTACCAAAGAGAAACTTCCAGTTAAAAAAGCTAATAAAGCTAAACATTTAGAACCACCCTCTAAAGCTTTGGTTACAAGAAAACAGGCTGCAGTAGAAGAGCATAATAAGATGTCTAGTAAGTTGTCCTTCATTAATAAGAATGCAAAGGTGGACACAAGAAAGCATACCATAAGAGATGGGCTGCATATCCAGAAAGCTAatgtaaggaaaaataaaaggCGGCAATGTGCAACCACTAGACAACCTGTAACAAAATCTAAGCAAAGGCCTAGGGAAACCATTCTAAGGTTactgaaagaaatggaaaaagagaaacacagtAGAAAAATCCAAACAAGGTCCTTGAAAAATGAGCAAAATACTGTatcccaaaagaagagaaaattacGGGCAAAACTCaaacaaacaccacccaataagtGA